Proteins from one Geomonas agri genomic window:
- a CDS encoding UbiD family decarboxylase, whose translation MAIRDLRDFLAVLDAAGELHRVDAEVDSELEIACITDRHSKLPGGGKALLFQHVKGSSYPVATNLFGSPSRMALALQVEHLSLLTGKMEQLLAAPASAPPPTLVRQAACQEVIERLPDLGRYPFLKSWPGDGGRFITLPLVFTRDPETGLGNCGMYRVRIFDDGCVGIRWKPGSGGFKHHEKYLAADLPMPVAIAVGAAPTLTLAAMLPLPESVDEVAFAGYLHGAPIAMASALESELLVPADAELVIEGVIEPGATRSEGAFGNHTGSYEAGEEVPLLRVTCFTRRKDPICQATVVGPPPMEDCYMAKAAERLLLPLLRRQCPEIVDLVMPLEGIFHGCAIISIAKQTPGQGRRVLECLRSGGWLKRGKLLVVVDSTGEELTLAQGGWQALNAVRFPADLVVTPDGCLGVDATGKLPEEGGERKQFLQPDTSVSAQVKRRWREYGFL comes from the coding sequence ATGGCCATCAGGGACTTACGAGACTTTCTCGCCGTGCTGGACGCCGCAGGTGAGCTGCATCGGGTGGATGCCGAGGTTGATTCCGAACTGGAAATCGCCTGCATCACCGACCGGCACAGCAAGCTCCCCGGTGGTGGCAAGGCCCTTCTCTTCCAACACGTCAAGGGAAGTTCCTACCCTGTGGCAACCAACCTCTTCGGCTCCCCTTCCCGCATGGCGCTTGCGCTACAGGTTGAACACCTTTCCCTGCTGACGGGCAAGATGGAACAGCTGCTCGCTGCGCCTGCGAGTGCGCCGCCGCCGACCTTGGTGCGCCAGGCAGCCTGCCAGGAGGTGATCGAGCGGCTTCCGGACCTGGGACGATACCCTTTCCTGAAGAGCTGGCCGGGTGACGGCGGGCGCTTCATCACGCTCCCCTTGGTGTTCACCCGTGATCCGGAGACCGGTCTCGGCAACTGCGGCATGTACCGGGTCCGGATCTTCGACGACGGCTGTGTAGGGATTCGCTGGAAGCCCGGCAGCGGCGGTTTCAAGCATCACGAGAAATACCTGGCGGCAGACCTGCCGATGCCGGTGGCGATCGCCGTCGGCGCTGCACCTACGTTGACGCTGGCAGCCATGCTCCCCTTGCCGGAGTCGGTGGACGAGGTTGCCTTCGCCGGTTACCTGCACGGTGCGCCGATCGCCATGGCATCCGCGCTTGAATCGGAGCTGCTGGTTCCGGCCGATGCGGAACTGGTTATCGAAGGGGTGATCGAGCCTGGTGCCACGCGCAGCGAGGGGGCTTTCGGTAACCACACCGGGAGCTACGAAGCGGGTGAAGAGGTGCCGCTTTTGCGGGTCACCTGCTTCACCCGCAGGAAAGATCCCATCTGCCAGGCGACCGTGGTTGGACCTCCGCCCATGGAAGACTGCTACATGGCCAAGGCGGCCGAGCGGCTGCTGCTGCCACTGCTGCGCCGGCAATGCCCGGAGATCGTCGACCTGGTCATGCCGCTGGAGGGGATCTTTCACGGGTGCGCTATCATTTCCATCGCGAAGCAGACGCCGGGGCAGGGGCGGCGGGTGTTGGAGTGCTTGCGTAGCGGCGGATGGCTGAAACGGGGCAAGCTGCTGGTGGTCGTGGATAGCACCGGGGAAGAACTGACTCTGGCGCAGGGGGGGTGGCAGGCGCTGAACGCGGTCCGTTTCCCCGCCGACTTGGTTGTGACGCCGGATGGCTGCCTCGGGGTCGATGCCACAGGGAAACTCCCGGAAGAAGGTGGGGAGCGGAAGCAATTTTTACAACCGGATACATCGGTTAGTGCCCAGGTTAAGCGGAGATGGCGGGAGTACGGCTTTCTCTGA
- a CDS encoding 4-hydroxybenzoate octaprenyltransferase, whose protein sequence is MSMYARIKVFLEMIKFSHTIFALPFAFTGALLAAKGLPTLAQAGWIVLAMVGARTAAMGLNRVIDADIDGRNPRTAGRAIPAGLLGRGSVIVFIVLSVLLMLFAAQMLNPLCLYLSPVALGFILLYSYCKRFTALAHVVLGICLAGAPLGAWIAIRGTADLPAFLLAFAVLFWVAGFDILYALQDMEFDRQSGLHSIPARLGLNGSLWTSRIFHLVSCLFLLALYLYLGLGTFFLAGLVATCAMLLYEHHLLRGGNLDALDAAFFNMNGYISVTLFFATLLDTLTAGAM, encoded by the coding sequence ATGTCAATGTACGCCAGGATCAAGGTATTCCTGGAGATGATAAAGTTCAGCCACACGATTTTTGCGCTTCCCTTCGCCTTCACCGGCGCGTTGTTGGCAGCCAAGGGGCTCCCCACGCTGGCGCAGGCCGGGTGGATCGTGCTCGCCATGGTGGGGGCGCGTACAGCGGCCATGGGGCTGAACCGCGTCATCGACGCCGACATCGACGGACGTAATCCGCGCACCGCGGGGCGCGCGATCCCGGCTGGGCTGCTCGGGCGCGGTTCGGTGATCGTTTTCATCGTGCTGTCCGTGCTGCTCATGCTCTTTGCCGCGCAGATGCTGAACCCGTTGTGCCTCTACCTGTCCCCGGTGGCGCTCGGCTTCATCCTCCTTTATTCCTACTGTAAGCGCTTTACCGCGCTGGCGCACGTGGTGCTCGGGATTTGTCTCGCCGGGGCTCCGCTGGGGGCGTGGATCGCCATCCGTGGCACCGCCGACCTTCCCGCTTTCCTGCTGGCCTTTGCAGTGTTGTTCTGGGTGGCCGGCTTCGACATCCTCTACGCCCTGCAGGACATGGAGTTTGATCGGCAGAGCGGGCTGCACTCGATACCCGCCAGGCTTGGCCTGAATGGTTCACTCTGGACCTCGCGTATCTTTCACCTCGTTTCCTGCCTGTTCCTGCTGGCCCTCTATCTTTACCTGGGGCTTGGCACCTTCTTCCTGGCCGGCTTGGTTGCCACCTGCGCAATGCTGCTTTACGAGCACCACTTGCTGCGTGGCGGCAATCTCGATGCCCTTGATGCCGCCTTCTTCAACATGAACGGTTACATCAGCGTGACCCTCTTCTTCGCCACGCTGCTGGATACCCTGACAGCGGGGGCGATGTGA
- the mqnC gene encoding cyclic dehypoxanthinyl futalosine synthase encodes MLNTITDKVAAGADITFEEALWCLNEGDLLAIGRIADSIRRSMHPDNCVSFVVDRNVNYTNVCESQCKFCAFYRNPGAEDAYLLDSETIMAKIQELVDQGGTQLLMQGGLHPSLDITYFETLFREIKRRFPGVQNHSLSPAEITHTAKLSGLSIPETLKRLKEAGLDSVPGGGAEILVDSVRAEISPKKIGWQGWAEVMREAAKLGMPTTATMMFGSKERVEDVVEHLFRVRELQAQGGSFTAFIPWTYQPGNTELGGETASGVEYLKVLALSRIVLRNIPNIQASWVTQGAKMAQVALFFGANDVGGTMLEENVVAAAGCRFRMSQQQMIDLIKGAGFTPVRRTTLYRELERY; translated from the coding sequence ATGCTCAACACCATCACCGATAAAGTCGCCGCCGGCGCAGACATAACCTTCGAAGAGGCCCTCTGGTGCCTCAACGAGGGGGACCTCCTCGCCATAGGGCGCATCGCCGACTCCATTCGCCGCAGCATGCACCCCGACAACTGCGTCAGCTTCGTGGTGGATCGCAACGTCAACTACACCAACGTCTGCGAGTCCCAGTGCAAGTTCTGCGCGTTCTACCGCAACCCCGGGGCCGAGGACGCCTACCTCCTGGACTCCGAGACCATCATGGCCAAGATCCAGGAGCTGGTGGACCAGGGAGGGACGCAGCTCCTGATGCAGGGAGGGCTGCACCCCTCGCTCGATATCACCTACTTCGAGACCTTGTTCCGCGAGATCAAGCGACGCTTCCCCGGCGTCCAGAACCATTCCCTGTCTCCGGCCGAGATCACCCATACCGCCAAGCTCTCGGGCCTCTCCATTCCGGAGACCTTGAAACGACTCAAGGAGGCGGGGCTAGATTCGGTCCCGGGCGGCGGGGCGGAGATCCTGGTGGATAGTGTGCGCGCCGAGATCTCCCCGAAGAAGATCGGCTGGCAAGGATGGGCGGAGGTCATGCGCGAGGCGGCGAAGCTCGGCATGCCCACCACCGCGACCATGATGTTCGGCAGCAAGGAGCGTGTCGAGGATGTGGTCGAGCACCTGTTCCGTGTGCGCGAGCTGCAGGCGCAGGGAGGCAGTTTCACCGCCTTCATCCCCTGGACCTACCAGCCCGGCAACACCGAACTTGGCGGCGAGACCGCCAGCGGAGTGGAATACCTCAAGGTCCTGGCCCTGTCCCGCATCGTACTCAGGAACATCCCCAACATCCAGGCGAGTTGGGTGACCCAAGGGGCGAAGATGGCCCAGGTCGCACTCTTCTTCGGCGCCAACGATGTCGGCGGCACGATGCTGGAAGAAAACGTGGTGGCCGCGGCGGGGTGCCGCTTCCGCATGTCGCAGCAGCAGATGATCGACCTCATTAAGGGTGCCGGCTTCACTCCGGTCCGCCGTACTACTCTCTACAGGGAACTGGAGCGGTATTAG
- the prmA gene encoding 50S ribosomal protein L11 methyltransferase, which translates to MITDWAEIACDVPAEMVDTLADFLVELTGNGVGVDNLHLDTFSLDTLEDTSIKTVKGYLPLDDSLEDMRIKVEQFLAQHGPDFPGFVYTPPVVTIIKNEDWANNWKVHFKPVRIGKRLVIKPTWEEYQPVEGDLVIQIDPGMAFGTGAHPTTKMCLESLERIAVATDGRKLPNPVLDVGTGSGVLSIAAALLGATEITAVDIDPEAVRVTQENLELNGVDSVVKASTTDLSQLPGGYAVVVANILAEELVRLSDQLTSRVAPGGWLILSGILTEKEEFVRAGFPALELVENPRELEWSCLTLRKPL; encoded by the coding sequence ATGATTACAGACTGGGCGGAAATCGCCTGTGACGTCCCGGCCGAGATGGTCGACACATTAGCAGACTTCTTAGTGGAACTGACCGGCAACGGCGTCGGCGTTGACAACCTGCACCTGGACACCTTTTCCCTGGATACCCTCGAAGACACCAGCATCAAGACGGTGAAGGGGTACCTTCCCCTGGACGATTCCCTCGAGGATATGCGCATCAAGGTCGAGCAGTTCCTGGCCCAGCACGGCCCGGACTTCCCCGGCTTCGTCTATACCCCGCCCGTGGTCACCATCATCAAGAACGAAGACTGGGCCAACAACTGGAAGGTTCACTTCAAGCCGGTCCGTATCGGCAAGCGACTGGTCATCAAGCCGACCTGGGAAGAGTACCAGCCGGTCGAGGGGGACCTGGTGATCCAGATCGACCCCGGCATGGCCTTCGGCACCGGCGCCCACCCCACCACCAAGATGTGCCTGGAATCCCTGGAGCGGATTGCTGTTGCCACTGACGGCAGGAAGCTTCCCAACCCTGTCCTCGACGTCGGCACCGGCTCCGGCGTGCTCAGCATCGCCGCTGCGCTTCTCGGCGCGACCGAGATTACCGCGGTCGACATCGACCCCGAGGCGGTCCGGGTGACGCAGGAGAACCTGGAACTGAACGGCGTCGACAGCGTGGTCAAAGCCTCCACCACCGACCTGTCCCAGCTTCCCGGCGGCTATGCCGTCGTCGTGGCCAACATCCTCGCAGAAGAACTGGTGCGCCTCTCCGACCAGCTCACCTCGCGCGTAGCACCCGGCGGCTGGCTGATCCTCTCCGGCATCCTCACCGAGAAGGAGGAGTTTGTTCGCGCCGGGTTCCCCGCACTGGAGTTGGTGGAAAACCCGCGTGAGCTGGAGTGGTCCTGCCTCACCCTGAGGAAACCGCTCTAA
- a CDS encoding DUF72 domain-containing protein has product MILYIGTSGYSYTEWKGSFYPAGLPSRDMLRYYGGQFNSVEINNTFHRMPSDSMLAGWRDQVPETFRFVLKAPQRITHINRLRDVSDQVSYLFDVAGVLGRRLGAVLFQLPPSLKKDLPLLHDLLALIPPGRRVALQFRHRSWLDDEVFALLHRNDAALCIADIEGELEIPAVATATWGYLRLRRPDYQVEELRKWAELVRGRGWSEAFVFFKHEDEAKGPLFARRFVELVSN; this is encoded by the coding sequence ATGATCCTGTACATAGGCACCAGCGGTTATTCCTACACCGAGTGGAAAGGGAGCTTCTACCCCGCCGGCCTGCCGTCCCGGGATATGCTGCGCTACTACGGCGGGCAGTTTAACAGCGTGGAAATCAATAACACCTTCCACCGCATGCCCAGCGATTCCATGCTGGCGGGGTGGCGTGACCAAGTCCCGGAGACCTTCAGGTTCGTGCTCAAGGCGCCGCAGCGTATCACCCACATCAACCGGCTGCGTGACGTCAGCGACCAAGTCTCCTACCTCTTCGATGTGGCCGGGGTCCTTGGGCGGCGCCTGGGCGCCGTGCTGTTCCAGCTTCCCCCCAGCCTCAAGAAGGATCTCCCCCTGCTGCATGACTTGTTGGCGTTGATCCCGCCTGGGCGCCGCGTAGCGCTGCAGTTTCGCCATCGCTCCTGGCTTGATGACGAGGTGTTCGCGCTCTTGCATCGCAATGATGCCGCGCTCTGCATTGCCGACATCGAGGGAGAGCTGGAGATTCCGGCCGTGGCGACCGCCACCTGGGGGTACCTCAGGTTGAGGCGACCCGATTACCAGGTGGAGGAACTGAGGAAGTGGGCGGAGCTGGTGCGCGGCAGGGGGTGGAGCGAAGCCTTCGTCTTCTTCAAGCACGAGGATGAGGCGAAAGGGCCACTCTTCGCGCGCAGGTTTGTCGAGCTTGTTTCGAATTAA
- a CDS encoding ribonuclease D produces the protein MQNKNKATNPAAAHLVTDQKTLDELVERLSKESVLAFDLEADSLHHYTEKVCLIQVSSLSETRLIDPLAPIDVRALAPIFANPAIKKIFHGADYDMRSLYRDFGIEVVNLFDTMIASQFLGESEFGLAALLKKRFGVELDKRYQKADWSKRPFSQEMLEYAMKDTSLLIDLYRQLEAELVAKGRLAWVEEESELVAGVRSPSREGELMCLRFKGANKMKPRELAVLEELLKFRDEKARIADVPPFRILSNDLLRELAEKQPRSNFELVGIHTMSSKLIERLGRGLLQAIANGLALPQDKLPQAQQNRRPVLDRLQDEKVKRLKVWREAKSAQLGLGVGLVANNTLLEALAEPGSSQDALLKRWQREAFGDELASLIS, from the coding sequence TTGCAGAACAAGAACAAAGCAACAAATCCCGCAGCGGCACACCTCGTCACTGACCAAAAGACCCTGGATGAACTCGTAGAGCGGCTCTCGAAGGAGTCGGTGCTTGCCTTCGACCTGGAGGCCGACTCGCTGCACCACTACACCGAGAAAGTCTGCCTGATCCAGGTTTCCTCCCTGTCGGAGACCCGCCTGATCGATCCGCTGGCCCCGATCGACGTCCGTGCCTTGGCGCCGATCTTCGCCAATCCGGCCATCAAGAAGATCTTTCACGGCGCGGACTACGACATGCGTTCGCTGTACCGCGACTTCGGCATCGAGGTGGTCAACCTTTTCGACACCATGATCGCCAGTCAGTTTTTGGGCGAGAGCGAGTTCGGCCTCGCCGCTCTTTTGAAGAAGCGTTTCGGCGTGGAACTGGACAAGCGCTACCAGAAGGCAGATTGGAGCAAGCGTCCCTTCTCTCAGGAGATGCTGGAATACGCAATGAAGGACACTTCCCTGCTGATCGACCTGTACCGTCAGCTTGAGGCGGAGCTGGTGGCCAAAGGGCGTCTGGCCTGGGTTGAGGAGGAGTCCGAGCTGGTGGCGGGGGTGAGATCGCCGTCGCGTGAAGGCGAGCTGATGTGTCTGCGCTTCAAGGGAGCCAACAAGATGAAGCCGCGCGAGTTGGCTGTCCTCGAGGAACTGTTGAAGTTCCGCGACGAGAAGGCCCGTATCGCCGATGTCCCCCCCTTCCGGATCCTCAGTAACGACCTGTTGCGTGAGCTCGCCGAGAAACAGCCGAGGAGCAACTTCGAGCTGGTGGGCATCCACACCATGTCGTCGAAGCTGATTGAGCGGCTCGGACGCGGGCTGCTGCAGGCGATCGCCAACGGTCTGGCCCTGCCGCAGGACAAGCTGCCGCAGGCGCAGCAAAACCGCCGTCCGGTGCTGGACCGGCTCCAGGACGAGAAGGTGAAACGGCTCAAGGTCTGGCGCGAGGCAAAGTCGGCCCAGCTCGGTCTTGGCGTGGGGCTGGTCGCCAACAACACGCTCCTGGAGGCGCTCGCCGAGCCGGGTTCCTCGCAGGACGCGCTCTTGAAGCGCTGGCAGCGCGAGGCGTTCGGCGACGAGTTGGCTTCGCTGATCTCCTGA
- a CDS encoding UbiX family flavin prenyltransferase — MKQRHFVVAITGASGSIYGLRVIEELLRSGARVSVLISDAGFAVLREECGLEWGGAAQVVQEQLQQKVGSGDLRYYACDDLFAPIASGSSAPDAMLVVPCSMGTLSRISCGNAGNLLERAADVMLKEARTLVLVPRETPLNAIHLEHMLKLSRLGVRMVPAMPGFYHQPQSMEDLVDFVVGKVLDSVQVEHSLFRRWGGE, encoded by the coding sequence GTGAAGCAGCGCCATTTCGTCGTCGCCATAACCGGGGCCTCCGGCAGCATCTACGGTCTGCGGGTGATTGAGGAACTGCTGCGCTCGGGAGCGCGGGTCAGCGTGCTGATCAGCGATGCCGGTTTTGCGGTGCTTCGTGAAGAGTGCGGCCTGGAGTGGGGTGGCGCGGCGCAGGTGGTGCAGGAGCAGTTGCAACAGAAGGTAGGTAGCGGTGACCTTCGTTATTACGCCTGTGACGATCTTTTCGCTCCCATCGCCAGCGGGTCGTCGGCACCCGATGCCATGCTGGTGGTGCCCTGTTCCATGGGGACCCTGTCCCGCATCAGTTGCGGCAATGCCGGCAACCTCCTGGAGCGGGCCGCGGACGTGATGCTCAAGGAGGCGCGCACCTTGGTGCTGGTGCCGCGCGAGACACCGCTCAACGCCATCCACCTGGAGCACATGCTGAAGCTGTCCCGGCTGGGAGTGCGGATGGTGCCGGCCATGCCCGGTTTCTACCACCAGCCGCAGAGCATGGAGGACCTGGTGGACTTCGTGGTCGGTAAGGTGCTGGACAGTGTGCAGGTGGAGCACTCCCTGTTCCGCCGCTGGGGCGGCGAGTAA
- a CDS encoding DUF11 domain-containing protein, with protein MKRNKSLIAATIALAVAAMPLAAWAQPKVSISIKAEKEVNVTAKGKQVKKRIAAKGVQPGDEIIYTLNYMNSGTEAAKDVVISDPIPAGTAYIPGSASDTADLTFSIDKGKSFKKPTLLTYELKGSTGKMEKKVAAPEEYTDIRWTIPQVPAGGKGSVSFKVKVK; from the coding sequence ATGAAGAGAAACAAGAGTTTAATTGCAGCAACCATTGCCCTCGCCGTGGCAGCCATGCCGCTTGCCGCCTGGGCACAGCCCAAGGTCTCCATTTCGATCAAGGCTGAGAAAGAGGTGAATGTCACCGCCAAAGGAAAGCAGGTGAAGAAGCGGATCGCCGCCAAAGGTGTGCAGCCTGGCGACGAGATCATCTACACCTTGAACTACATGAACTCCGGGACCGAAGCCGCCAAAGACGTCGTCATCAGCGATCCGATACCCGCCGGCACCGCCTATATCCCCGGCAGCGCCAGTGACACCGCCGACTTGACCTTCTCCATCGACAAAGGGAAGAGCTTCAAGAAGCCGACCCTGCTGACCTACGAACTGAAAGGGAGCACCGGAAAGATGGAGAAGAAGGTGGCGGCTCCCGAGGAATACACCGATATACGCTGGACCATCCCGCAGGTGCCGGCCGGCGGCAAAGGCTCGGTCAGCTTCAAGGTAAAGGTGAAATAG
- the hisC gene encoding histidinol-phosphate transaminase yields the protein MIALRQNIAQMAGYVPGFQPLDVASYIKLNTNENPYPPSPQVIDAIAKEVGEGLRRYPDAASRLAREEAGKLYGFDPSWIIMANGSDEVLNNLIRAFAGEGEEIAYIHPSYSYYGTLAEVQGAKVRTFGLTEAFEPEGIPERYDGKLFFLTNPNAPLGFTYSQNYIADLAGRITGMLVVDEAYVDFAEENSLELVRSLDNVVVTRTFSKSYSLAGMRLGLAIARPEVIAALNKIRDHYNLDRLAQAAATAALHDQAYFLDCVAKIKETRAWFTDELQKIGYHVIPSSGNYVFASPPDRDGTRIYQGLYDRKILVRHFTDPKLSHGLRITIGTKEEMERTIQALIEIGPGR from the coding sequence ATGATTGCCTTACGGCAAAACATCGCACAGATGGCTGGCTACGTCCCGGGCTTCCAGCCTCTCGACGTAGCCTCTTACATCAAGCTGAACACCAACGAGAATCCGTACCCGCCTTCCCCGCAGGTGATCGACGCCATCGCCAAGGAAGTCGGCGAGGGACTGCGCCGCTATCCCGACGCCGCCAGCCGCCTGGCGCGCGAGGAGGCCGGCAAGCTATATGGCTTCGACCCCTCCTGGATCATCATGGCCAACGGCTCGGACGAGGTGCTCAACAATCTGATCCGCGCCTTTGCCGGCGAGGGCGAGGAGATCGCCTATATCCATCCCTCGTACTCCTACTACGGCACGCTGGCCGAAGTGCAGGGGGCCAAGGTGCGCACCTTCGGCCTCACCGAGGCCTTCGAGCCGGAGGGGATTCCGGAGCGCTACGACGGCAAGCTCTTCTTTCTCACCAACCCGAACGCCCCGCTGGGGTTCACCTACAGCCAGAACTACATCGCTGACCTGGCCGGCCGCATTACCGGCATGCTGGTGGTGGACGAAGCCTACGTGGACTTCGCGGAAGAGAATTCGCTGGAACTGGTGCGTTCCCTCGACAACGTCGTGGTCACCCGCACCTTCTCCAAAAGCTACTCCCTGGCTGGTATGAGGCTCGGCCTCGCCATCGCGCGCCCGGAAGTGATCGCTGCCCTGAACAAGATCCGCGACCACTACAACCTGGATCGCCTGGCGCAGGCAGCCGCCACCGCCGCACTCCATGACCAGGCCTATTTCCTCGACTGCGTCGCCAAGATCAAGGAAACCCGCGCCTGGTTCACCGACGAGCTGCAGAAGATCGGCTACCATGTCATCCCTTCCAGTGGCAACTACGTCTTTGCCAGCCCGCCGGACCGTGACGGCACCCGGATCTACCAGGGGCTGTACGACCGCAAGATCCTGGTGCGCCACTTCACCGACCCCAAGCTGAGTCACGGCCTGCGCATCACTATCGGCACCAAAGAGGAGATGGAGCGCACGATCCAGGCGCTGATCGAGATCGGCCCAGGACGGTAA
- a CDS encoding 16S rRNA (uracil(1498)-N(3))-methyltransferase, translated as MRSFFLGDNPVSDGEATVTGELYRHMARVLRLKQGTEVELVDNDGRRHSGVIEEVGAKSLTVRIAVTSAAPAPETGLRITLYQGLPKGDKLDLILQKCTELGIAEVVTFDGARSVVKLRGEKTAVKQARFEKIVQEAARQCGRNSAPQVAIGGSLKEVLRDAPQTVKLLLWEGEEKTTLRQCMERYKAPESVAVVVGPEGGLSPEEVAAALACGFTPVTLGKRILRTETAGLALVSILQFHWGDLG; from the coding sequence ATGCGCAGCTTCTTCCTGGGCGACAACCCCGTCAGCGACGGGGAAGCCACCGTCACCGGCGAACTGTACCGGCACATGGCGCGCGTGCTGCGACTGAAACAGGGGACGGAGGTGGAGCTTGTCGACAATGACGGCAGGCGCCACAGCGGCGTCATCGAGGAAGTCGGGGCCAAGAGCCTCACCGTCCGCATCGCCGTTACCTCCGCCGCTCCCGCCCCCGAAACGGGTCTGCGCATTACCCTGTACCAGGGGCTCCCCAAGGGGGACAAGCTCGACCTGATCCTGCAAAAGTGCACGGAGCTTGGTATTGCGGAAGTGGTTACCTTTGACGGGGCGCGCTCAGTGGTCAAGCTGCGCGGCGAGAAGACGGCTGTCAAGCAGGCCCGTTTCGAGAAGATCGTGCAGGAGGCTGCACGCCAGTGCGGGCGCAACTCCGCACCGCAGGTGGCCATCGGAGGTAGTTTAAAGGAGGTGCTCCGCGACGCGCCGCAGACGGTGAAGCTGCTTTTGTGGGAAGGGGAAGAGAAGACAACCTTGCGGCAGTGCATGGAACGTTACAAGGCTCCGGAAAGCGTGGCCGTGGTGGTCGGGCCGGAGGGTGGGTTGAGCCCGGAAGAGGTGGCAGCCGCCTTAGCCTGCGGCTTTACGCCGGTGACACTGGGGAAGCGGATTCTGCGCACAGAGACAGCGGGATTGGCCCTGGTCTCGATACTGCAGTTCCATTGGGGAGACCTGGGGTGA
- the mqnE gene encoding aminofutalosine synthase MqnE → MTFATIAEKVHSGARIDEAEALLLFRHPNLLELGELAQAVNERRNGRKVFFNVNRHINHTNICVNRCRFCAFFRRAGEDGAYLMSLDEVRARAEEALQQGATEIHVVGGLHPDLPFEFYLELLGTIKLVSPELHVKAFTAVEIAYLADLAKLSIPETLEKLKEAGLGSLPGGGAEIFAPEIRNQLCPEKISGAQWLAIMEQVHGAGLKSNATMLYGHLESVEDRVDHMRQLRELQDRTGGFQVFIPLAFQPEHSQLKIGGSGTSGVDDLRTLAVGRIYLDNFANVKAYWVMLGEKIAQVSLCFGVNDLDGTVVEERIGHEAGADTPQAMSRDGIVAMIRKAGRIPVERDTLYRELRAY, encoded by the coding sequence ATGACTTTTGCAACAATAGCGGAGAAAGTTCACAGCGGTGCCCGCATCGACGAAGCCGAGGCGCTCCTGCTGTTTCGGCACCCGAACCTCCTCGAGTTGGGCGAACTGGCCCAAGCGGTGAACGAGCGGCGCAACGGCCGCAAGGTCTTCTTCAACGTCAACCGCCATATCAACCACACCAACATCTGCGTCAACCGCTGCCGCTTCTGCGCCTTTTTCCGCAGGGCCGGCGAGGACGGCGCTTACCTGATGTCGCTGGACGAGGTGCGTGCCCGCGCCGAGGAGGCGCTGCAGCAGGGCGCCACGGAGATCCACGTGGTCGGCGGCCTGCACCCCGATCTCCCCTTCGAGTTCTACCTGGAATTGCTGGGCACCATCAAGTTGGTTTCTCCGGAGCTGCACGTTAAGGCCTTTACCGCTGTTGAGATCGCCTACCTGGCCGATCTCGCCAAGCTCTCCATCCCGGAGACCCTGGAGAAGCTCAAGGAAGCAGGGCTTGGCTCGCTACCGGGCGGAGGTGCCGAAATCTTCGCGCCGGAGATCCGCAACCAGCTCTGCCCCGAGAAGATCAGCGGCGCGCAGTGGCTCGCCATCATGGAGCAGGTGCACGGCGCCGGGTTGAAGTCCAACGCCACCATGCTCTACGGCCACCTGGAGAGCGTCGAGGACCGGGTCGACCACATGCGCCAGTTACGCGAGTTGCAGGACAGGACCGGCGGCTTCCAGGTCTTCATCCCGCTCGCCTTCCAGCCCGAGCATTCCCAGTTGAAGATCGGCGGCAGCGGAACAAGCGGCGTCGACGACCTGCGCACCCTGGCCGTCGGCCGCATCTACCTGGACAACTTCGCCAACGTGAAGGCGTACTGGGTAATGTTGGGCGAGAAGATCGCCCAGGTCTCGCTCTGTTTCGGTGTCAACGACCTCGACGGTACCGTCGTGGAGGAGCGTATCGGTCACGAGGCCGGCGCCGACACGCCGCAGGCCATGAGCCGTGACGGCATCGTCGCCATGATCCGCAAAGCAGGTCGCATCCCGGTCGAGCGTGACACCCTCTACCGCGAGCTCCGCGCATATTAA